The Juglans regia cultivar Chandler chromosome 1, Walnut 2.0, whole genome shotgun sequence nucleotide sequence taaagtgttacttcttatgataaaatgttattaataatttaatatatatattatgtttaaagtatatgatcaattaaatttttatctttaagattaaaattttatttgataaattataacaacattatcttatatataattatattaataacatataatcaaacaaattataaatattcatatttaaaattaatattttatatattaatataaaataggaACTAGTTCCGGATtagaccggttcaaaaccagaCCAATCAATccaattttaaactgaatcgatttttcgatttaaatttacaatctaactactgtaataatttttcaataactTTTTGAGGAACAGAGATCCGAAAACAAACCCAAATACAAGAAGAAATGCAtgattaacatataatataataacatgaaaaTCGGAACTTCTGGCTGTACTTTCTTTCATGTTCTGATGGGACaggaaaataaaaggagaagaaaataaaaggaaatattgTCTTCCAAATCTCTCGATAGTTACTATTTACCAAGAATTTATACTATTacaattatttaatgaaatacaaACAATATTCCAGCTGTACAACATACTTTGAGACTATATACAACTCATATTACACGTAAACCACTCTTCTTTATTTCTAACTGGACGAAAGGAACTATATACATCCATCTTCTCTGTAAAATTTCTAAATCAAATCAGCACCTCGTAGATTCACCGTATATATAGTCGAGAATAGCAATCACACCAAACACAAAAGCTTGATCAATGCCTGGTTGCACCACCACATGGTACAGATCATTGCTTGTCATCAACCCCGGCACCTCCTTCTTGCCTCCGGCCATCTGTACATtaacatacaaataaataaataaataaataaataaataaaaaaagacagatATATTGGTATATAAAATCTCTGACTTCATGAATTGTCTCGTCTGCTAAAAAAGAACATATTTCAATGCGACTTGATCAATTACCTGCGCTACTATGTTGCCTTTGGTGTCGACGATGCTACAATCTCTATCAGGGAAATAGCCTTTGATCTCAAAGTCCCAGTCTTTCTTGCTTACCCTGGGTTCTGTGGAGATCCTCATTACATTGTTCTTTACCAAAAATGAGTTGGGTTCTTTTAAGCTGAAAACCAACTTTTGAGATCCTTCGTAGTCAGAAGTGTAACCCCTCCAATTCTTATAAAGGCTCAAAACCTCAACCATTGCCGCCTGCTTCTTTgtcagaaaaaggaaaaaaacagcCTTAACACACAAAATAATAGGTTAATTCCCCATTTATCTATTCTTTTTCATGCATGCTTCCCTGAACTAACATTAATTTTGGAGTTTGAAATATAAGAACGATATaagaacatatatacatatcatGTATACAGATACCTTTCGGCGGATGAGTAGCAAAGCATCTCCGCCACCATCTCTGAGAATCAGCTCCTCTTTTCTGCCAAGAATTCCACAGCCATCAACCCTGAAAATCACCTTCTGACTATAATCTGTCACCACAAAACCTCCACCACTTATTACATGAGGCCTCTTCCTAACAATAAGGAGAACCTTGGAAGAGGAGCAGTACATCTTGCTTATGATTGGAATCATGTTTGCCTTTGCAGCCACTATATCTCCCGGTAGTACTTGTTTCATTTTGGTTTCTCACAacacacttatatatatacaataatatggGGAGCAGATCAAAACAGTACCAAAGGTTTGCTGAATTTATTTCTTCTACATATTCAAAGGTTGGCAGCTAATTTTGACAATACGGTGATATACGTAGAAGCCTGGCTATAAGCTAGAGTGGAGAATATGTGGCATATCATGTCTATGTTGCTTGTTGAAGAGGAGATCTGCTTGTTCACGCGCCCCTCCTCCTCAGCCAACTAGATGGATCCTGGAAGTCTCGGTGCGTGCATCTCAAGGATCAGTACGTACTtcactattaattttttttatttttttatttagctGAGAATTCTCTATGattaaaagaggaaaaagaaattaagagaaatatatTAGTGTTGGTGGCTAATCAGTCATGAttctttaaaaatgatattgtctttaaataaaatatctaatatcctaataaatcaataattattctttttattgatattataatatattatacgtTTTATTGTTAATATAAAGAGAGGAAATATAAGCCTAGTTTTGGATATTGAGAATGTCGgtattctcataatatcttattactatttattattttattattatttcttacttactttttattactattcactactattcaatattctatcattactttttaattactattcacaaaatatttgagaagaatATTATCATGATGTACTACTTCACTCTTTCTAATATTTATCATGATTTAtgtaaaaacaataaatattgatataatcaaaattacagtcatttttttttatgtcggaaAATCTCTCCATGGCAGAGTCCTTCGGACTCACCCCTGCAGAATAAACTCTGATCTCATGTACTGCACCTTTGGAAAACAATCTAAAGTGATTCAAAtaatactacaaaaaaaataattatttataatgaaaatgattatatgctacaaaagtttaattattttgataggAAAGGGGCGGGTCATGG carries:
- the LOC109009025 gene encoding protein LURP-one-related 6 isoform X1; this translates as MKQVLPGDIVAAKANMIPIISKMYCSSSKVLLIVRKRPHVISGGGFVVTDYSQKVIFRVDGCGILGRKEELILRDGGGDALLLIRRKKQAAMVEVLSLYKNWRGYTSDYEGSQKLVFSLKEPNSFLVKNNVMRISTEPRVSKKDWDFEIKGYFPDRDCSIVDTKGNIVAQMAGGKKEVPGLMTSNDLYHVVVQPGIDQAFVFGVIAILDYIYGESTRC
- the LOC109009025 gene encoding protein LURP-one-related 6 isoform X2, whose product is MKQVLPGDIVAAKANMIPIISKMYCSSSKVLLIVRKRPHVISGGGFVVTDYSQKVIFRVDGCGILGRKEELILRDGGGDALLLIRRKQAAMVEVLSLYKNWRGYTSDYEGSQKLVFSLKEPNSFLVKNNVMRISTEPRVSKKDWDFEIKGYFPDRDCSIVDTKGNIVAQMAGGKKEVPGLMTSNDLYHVVVQPGIDQAFVFGVIAILDYIYGESTRC
- the LOC109009025 gene encoding protein LURP-one-related 6 isoform X3; the protein is MKQVLPGDIVAAKANMIPIISKMYCSSSKVLLIVRKRPHVISGGGFVVTDYSQKVIFRVDGCGILGRKEELILRDGGGDALLLIRRKAAMVEVLSLYKNWRGYTSDYEGSQKLVFSLKEPNSFLVKNNVMRISTEPRVSKKDWDFEIKGYFPDRDCSIVDTKGNIVAQMAGGKKEVPGLMTSNDLYHVVVQPGIDQAFVFGVIAILDYIYGESTRC